In Paramormyrops kingsleyae isolate MSU_618 chromosome 5, PKINGS_0.4, whole genome shotgun sequence, one DNA window encodes the following:
- the utp6 gene encoding U3 small nucleolar RNA-associated protein 6 homolog yields MADIVQLRIEDRIPGLEQLERVGLFTKKEVRSMIKKSTALEYKLYRSVLSKEDFISYIQYEINVLELIKKRRVRIGYRFKREDIEYPIIERINSVFRRATVKWKEDVQLWFSHVAFCKKWNTKAQLSRVFASMLAIHPDKPALWIMAAKCEMEDRNSSETARNLFLRALRFHPENKKIYQEYFRMELMHAEKLRKQQKELENAKMDLGEYEFSEEILGGKLAEVVCRDATSKIKGVEFLLSLLRIAALFDFTQELQDAITRDLQENYVDDCVTWDYMAKRELETGLGAAAETELRSASGKATDVARREERCCQVYEEGLKNLSTEAMWACYITFCLDRFRRKTNVSMLKEKRQGRLLAVLQRAHDASVLSEDLHRTWLQVLLSAGDADAAAQVAVAATQRFSQSAEAWSSSLQALVQLGRAETGELFQEALKRVTPKESLPLWLLRVEWSTAAQSPEETEAVFQKGLASRVPAVSMEMKQKYLDWSYRMGGYKKARKTFKSLQEHRPFSKGFFLRMIEIEKEQDSPKISNLRDYYERALREFGSMDDDLWLGYIKEELGSRGNAENSGTIHWRAMKSLEGERVERFVTQYTLLQTGHI; encoded by the exons ATGGCTGATATAGTTCAGCTACGGATAGAGGACCGGATACCTGGACTGGAACAACTTGAAAGAGTAGGGTTATTCACTAAAAAAGAAGTGAG GTCAATGATTAAAAAGTCAACTGCTTTGGAGTACAAGCTGTACAGATCTGTACTAAGCAAAGAAGACTTCATCAGTTATATCCAG TACGAGATCAATGTCTTGGAGTTAATAAAGAAGAGAAGAGTG CGCATAGGTTACAGGTTTAAAAGGGAGGATATCGAGTACCCCATCATTGAGAGGATAAACAGTGTCTTCAGACGGGCAACCGTGAAATGGAAG GAGGATGTGCAGCTTTGGTTTTCACATGTTGCATTCTGTAAGAAGTGG AACACAAAGGCTCAGCTCAGCAGAGTGTTTGCCTCGATGTTGGCCATTCACCCGGACAAGCCAG CCTTATGGATCATGGCCGCCAAATGTGAGATGGAGGACAGGAACTCCTCAGAGACTGCCAGGAACCTTTTCCTGCGGGCCTTGCGTTTCCACCCTGAAAACAAGAAAATCTACCAGGAG tacTTCCGTATGGAGCTGATGCACGCAGAGAAGTTGAGGAAACAGCAGAAGGAGCTGGAGAATGCCAAGATGGACCTG GGAGAGTACGAGTTCTCAGAAGAAATCCTGGGCGGGAAGTTGGCCGAGGTGGTGTGCAGAGACGCCACCTCTAAGATTAAAG GTGTCGAGTTTCTGCTGTCCCTGCTGAGGATCGCGGCCCTGTTCGACTTCACCCAGGAGCTGCAGGACGCCATCACCAGAGA TCTGCAGGAGAATTACGTGGACGACTGCGTCACCTGGGACTACATGGCCAAGCGGGAGCTGGAGACCGGACTGGGGGCGGCGGCAGAGACGGAGCTGAGAAGCGCCAGTGGCAAGGCGACAGACGTGGCCAGGAGGGAGGAGAGGTGCTGCCAGGTCTACGAGGAGGGCTTGAAGAACCTCAGCACAG AGGCCATGTGGGCCTGTTACATCACTTTCTGTTTGGACCGGTTCAGGAGGAAGACTAATGTCTCCATGTTGAAGGAAAAG AGGCAGGGGCGGCTGCTGGCAGTCCTTCAGAGAGCCCACGACGCCTCCGTGCTCTCCGAAGACCTCCACAGGACGTGG CTGCAGGTCCTGCTGTCGGCCGGGGACGCCGACGCCGCCGCTCAGGTTGCCGTGGCAGCCACACAGCGCTTCAGCCAATCGGCAGAGGCCTGGAGCTCCAGCCTGCAGGCGCTGGTAcagctgggccgtgctgagacAGGCGAGCTATTCCAGGAAGCCCTGAAACGCGTGACTCCCAAG GAGAGTCTGCCGCTGTGGCTGCTCCGGGTGGAATGGAGCACAGCAGCCCAGAGCCCCGAGGAGACGGAAGCTGTGTTCCAG AAAGGTTTGGCATCCAGAGTCCCCGCTGTTTCCATGGAAATGAAGCAGAAGTACCTGGACTGGTCCTACAGAATGGGTGGATATAAGAAAGCCAGGAAGACCTTCAAAAG CCTGCAGGAGCATCGCCCCTTTTCCAAGGGATTTTTCCTCCGCATGATTGAAATAGAAAAGGAGCAG GATTCTCCAAAGATCAGCAACCTGAGGGATTACTATGAGCGGGCACTCAGGGAGTTTGGCTCCATGGACGACG atctgtggctggGGTACATCAAGGAGGAGCTCGGTTCCCGTGGCAATGCAGAGAATTCTGGGACAATTCACTGGAGAGCAATGAAGAGCCTGGAAGGGGAGCGTGTGGAGCGCTTCGTCACCCAGTACACCCTCCTGCAGACAGGCCACATATAG